One window of Bacillus sp. THAF10 genomic DNA carries:
- a CDS encoding aldehyde dehydrogenase family protein, with protein MQIKESDIKQMVAEVLAQLDGTQKEIGTQAHQPSDIALGNGVFQTVDEAADAATEAWDKLRVTSLETRKRMIENMRNVSRQHAEELAKLAVEETGLGRVEDKIAKNLLAADKTPGVEDIVATTYSGDGGLTLVEYSPMGVYGAITPSTNPAATIINNSISLVAAGNAVVFNPHPSAKRVSIRAMQLLNDAIVAAGGPENVLTSVASPNIETSNAVMKHPKVRALVVTGGGIVVQAAMAAGKKVIAAGPGNPPVVVDETAIIPKAAKDIVTGASFDNNVLCTAEKEVFVVESVANSLKSEMTKNGAIELKGYQLDKLLEKVLVKKGDKHYPNRDFIGKNASVLLEAAGIKADANTKLIIAETKGDHPLVHTEMLMPILPIVRVKDVDTAISLAVKAEKGNRHTAIMHSQNISNLTKMAKEIQATIFVKNGPSVSGLGYQSEGFTTLTIAGPTGEGLTSAKTFTRQRRCVLVDGFRIV; from the coding sequence TTGCAAATTAAAGAAAGTGATATCAAGCAAATGGTTGCAGAAGTGCTCGCACAGCTTGATGGGACACAAAAAGAAATAGGAACACAAGCTCACCAGCCAAGCGACATCGCTCTAGGCAACGGTGTGTTTCAAACCGTGGACGAAGCGGCTGATGCGGCAACAGAGGCGTGGGACAAGCTTCGCGTAACCTCACTTGAAACAAGAAAGAGAATGATTGAAAACATGCGGAACGTCAGTCGTCAGCATGCAGAAGAACTGGCAAAGCTTGCGGTCGAGGAAACTGGTCTTGGCCGAGTAGAAGATAAAATTGCCAAAAATCTGCTTGCAGCGGATAAAACACCGGGTGTGGAAGACATTGTCGCAACCACATACTCTGGTGACGGTGGATTGACTTTAGTGGAATATTCGCCTATGGGTGTGTACGGAGCCATTACGCCATCCACTAATCCAGCAGCCACCATCATTAATAACTCTATTTCACTTGTAGCTGCCGGAAACGCGGTTGTTTTCAATCCACATCCAAGCGCAAAACGAGTGTCTATCCGTGCGATGCAATTACTAAATGACGCAATCGTAGCGGCAGGTGGACCAGAGAATGTTCTTACCTCCGTTGCGAGTCCAAATATTGAGACCTCTAACGCGGTAATGAAGCATCCAAAGGTAAGGGCGCTCGTGGTTACTGGTGGCGGTATTGTTGTTCAGGCAGCAATGGCAGCAGGCAAAAAAGTTATTGCAGCAGGGCCTGGTAACCCACCGGTTGTGGTCGATGAAACAGCAATCATTCCAAAAGCCGCGAAGGATATTGTCACAGGCGCAAGCTTTGATAACAATGTGCTTTGTACGGCGGAAAAAGAAGTGTTTGTCGTAGAAAGTGTTGCAAACTCCCTAAAGAGCGAGATGACTAAAAACGGTGCCATCGAACTAAAAGGCTACCAGTTAGACAAGCTTTTAGAAAAAGTGCTAGTGAAAAAGGGAGACAAGCACTATCCTAACCGCGATTTTATCGGGAAAAACGCTTCCGTTCTACTTGAAGCAGCCGGTATCAAAGCGGACGCGAACACGAAGCTCATTATTGCAGAAACAAAAGGAGATCATCCTTTGGTTCATACAGAAATGCTGATGCCAATTCTGCCAATTGTCAGGGTAAAAGACGTCGATACGGCCATTTCGCTTGCGGTAAAAGCAGAGAAGGGGAACCGTCATACGGCCATCATGCATTCACAAAACATTAGCAATCTCACAAAAATGGCAAAAGAAATTCAAGCGACTATTTTTGTGAAAAATGGTCCGTCAGTATCTGGACTAGGTTATCAAAGCGAAGGGTTTACCACCCTCACCATTGCTGGCCCAACTGGCGAAGGCTTGACCTCAGCCAAAACCTTCACCCGTCAACGACGCTGTGTGCTGGTAGACGGCTTTAGAATTGTTTAG
- a CDS encoding BMC domain-containing protein encodes MSQEALGMIETKGLIGAIEAADAMVKAANVTLVGKEFVGGGLVTVMVRGDVGAVKAATEAGADAAGRVGHLISVHVIPRPNTEVNGILPVAK; translated from the coding sequence ATGAGTCAAGAAGCATTAGGAATGATCGAAACAAAAGGTCTTATCGGAGCAATCGAAGCAGCAGACGCAATGGTGAAAGCTGCAAATGTAACACTAGTAGGAAAAGAGTTCGTTGGCGGAGGCCTTGTAACAGTAATGGTTCGCGGTGATGTTGGCGCAGTGAAAGCAGCAACAGAAGCAGGAGCAGATGCAGCAGGTCGCGTTGGTCACTTAATCTCTGTACATGTGATTCCACGTCCAAACACAGAAGTAAACGGAATTTTACCGGTAGCGAAATAG
- a CDS encoding ABC transporter ATP-binding protein has product MDYVVEMLNIRKEFTGIIANDDITLRLKQGEIHALLGENGAGKSTLMAILFGMYQPDRGSIKINGKETKIANPNVATKLGIGMVHQHFKLVSNFTVTENIMLGSELHNMYVLDKKTASKKIEDLSKKYGLNVDPHAKIEDISVGMQQRVEILKMLYRQADVLILDEPTAVLTPQEIEELGKILKNLIAEGKSIIIITHKLKEIKAMADRCTVIRRGKTIGTVNVAETSKEQMAEMMVGREVNFKVSKKEATPGEVVLKMDNVSVKRGKDVVALKNMTLELKKGEILGIAGVDGNGQAEIVESITGLKQADSGTILFEGKDITKMPVRSRIASGIAHIPEDRHKHGLVLDYTIEENMVLELYHKKPFSKRGFLNFQAIRKHADNIIQSFDVRSGEGAKSIARSLSGGNQQKAVIGREIELDPTLLIAVQPTRGLDVGSIEYIHSRLVEQRDKGKAVLLVSLELDEVINVSDRIAVVNNGQLVGIVNAKETNENELGLMMAGVTKGEE; this is encoded by the coding sequence ATGGACTATGTAGTGGAGATGCTCAATATCCGGAAAGAGTTTACTGGAATAATTGCCAATGATGATATTACACTTCGTCTGAAGCAAGGGGAAATTCATGCCCTACTTGGTGAAAATGGTGCGGGGAAATCAACGCTGATGGCAATCCTTTTCGGAATGTATCAACCGGATAGAGGGTCTATTAAAATCAATGGCAAAGAAACGAAAATAGCCAATCCTAACGTCGCGACAAAGCTTGGAATTGGTATGGTGCATCAGCACTTTAAACTGGTTAGTAATTTTACCGTGACAGAGAATATTATGCTTGGCTCTGAATTGCATAACATGTATGTGCTTGATAAAAAAACTGCCAGCAAAAAAATTGAGGACCTATCTAAAAAATACGGCTTGAATGTCGATCCTCATGCCAAAATTGAAGATATTTCCGTTGGGATGCAGCAGCGTGTAGAAATCCTTAAAATGCTTTACCGCCAAGCGGATGTGTTAATTTTAGACGAGCCAACAGCAGTACTTACTCCTCAAGAAATAGAAGAGCTCGGCAAAATCCTTAAAAACTTAATTGCAGAGGGTAAATCAATCATCATTATCACCCACAAGCTGAAAGAAATTAAGGCGATGGCAGACCGTTGCACCGTTATCAGAAGAGGAAAGACAATTGGCACTGTGAACGTAGCAGAAACAAGTAAAGAGCAAATGGCCGAAATGATGGTTGGCCGTGAAGTTAATTTCAAGGTTAGCAAAAAAGAAGCAACCCCAGGGGAAGTCGTTCTAAAGATGGACAATGTTTCCGTTAAACGCGGAAAAGACGTGGTTGCGCTGAAAAACATGACCTTAGAGCTTAAAAAAGGAGAAATCCTTGGTATTGCAGGGGTTGATGGAAACGGTCAAGCAGAAATTGTGGAAAGCATCACAGGCTTAAAGCAGGCTGACTCCGGAACCATCCTTTTTGAAGGCAAAGATATCACAAAAATGCCGGTTCGCTCCAGAATTGCGAGCGGAATTGCGCATATTCCAGAGGACCGTCATAAGCATGGTCTCGTCCTTGACTATACGATTGAAGAAAACATGGTCCTAGAGCTGTATCATAAAAAACCTTTCTCCAAGCGCGGATTCCTTAATTTCCAAGCAATCAGAAAGCATGCGGATAATATTATCCAAAGCTTTGATGTACGTTCTGGTGAAGGCGCAAAATCGATTGCGAGATCACTTTCCGGTGGGAACCAGCAAAAAGCGGTAATTGGTCGTGAAATAGAACTGGACCCAACCTTGCTGATTGCCGTTCAGCCAACACGTGGCTTGGACGTTGGTTCAATCGAATACATTCACAGCAGACTTGTCGAGCAGCGCGATAAAGGAAAAGCCGTGCTACTTGTATCCTTAGAATTAGATGAAGTAATCAATGTTTCCGATCGCATTGCTGTCGTGAACAATGGCCAACTAGTTGGTATCGTAAACGCAAAAGAAACAAACGAAAACGAACTTGGTCTGATGATGGCAGGCGTGACGAAGGGGGAAGAATAA
- a CDS encoding ABC transporter ATP-binding protein — translation MVRLHTKDLCIGYGERSIINDLTVEIPDKQITTIIGSNGCGKSTLLKAITRIIAHQSGSIVLDGQEIAKENTKSLAKKIAILPQTPESVSGLTVGELVSYGRFPYQKGFGRLTKKDYEVIDWALEVTGTTEFKYRSVDALSGGQRQRVWIAMALAQETEIIFLDEPTTYLDMAHQLEVLELLQKLNREQERTIIMVLHDLNQAARFADYLIALKDGNIMKAGNCEEVITPEVLRQVFQIDAVIGRDPRTHKPMCLTYHLLKGENNDEKINDTIRIPALTGS, via the coding sequence ATGGTTCGCCTACATACGAAAGACCTATGCATCGGCTATGGTGAACGCTCCATCATCAACGATCTCACAGTCGAAATCCCTGACAAACAAATTACCACCATTATAGGTTCCAATGGATGCGGGAAGTCCACCCTACTTAAAGCAATCACGCGAATTATCGCGCATCAATCTGGAAGCATTGTGCTCGATGGTCAGGAGATTGCAAAAGAAAACACGAAGTCACTCGCGAAAAAGATTGCCATTCTCCCGCAAACACCTGAAAGTGTAAGCGGATTAACGGTTGGTGAGCTTGTTTCCTATGGTCGTTTTCCATATCAAAAGGGCTTTGGACGTTTGACGAAAAAGGATTATGAGGTCATTGATTGGGCTTTAGAGGTAACAGGTACCACCGAATTCAAGTATCGTTCTGTTGACGCCCTTTCCGGCGGACAAAGGCAGCGCGTTTGGATTGCGATGGCCCTTGCCCAAGAAACCGAGATTATTTTCCTTGATGAGCCAACCACTTACCTAGATATGGCCCACCAGCTTGAGGTATTGGAGCTGTTACAAAAGCTGAACAGGGAGCAAGAGCGTACCATCATCATGGTGCTTCATGACTTGAACCAGGCTGCTCGCTTTGCGGACTACTTGATTGCGCTAAAAGATGGCAACATCATGAAGGCCGGAAACTGTGAGGAAGTCATTACCCCAGAAGTCCTCAGACAAGTTTTTCAGATTGACGCTGTTATCGGGCGTGACCCGAGAACACATAAACCAATGTGCTTGACCTATCATCTACTTAAAGGAGAAAACAACGATGAAAAAATTAATGATACCATTCGTATTCCTGCTCTTACTGGTAGTTAG
- a CDS encoding EutN/CcmL family microcompartment protein — protein MIIAKVVGSIVATTKAEKLTGKKLLIVTPLDMKSIEEDGKPLVAIDTVGSGIGEVVLVVSGSSARQTEATTGVPVDAAIVGIVDQIEIQGNLTFSKGGS, from the coding sequence ATGATCATCGCGAAAGTGGTCGGCTCGATTGTTGCCACAACGAAAGCAGAAAAGCTAACCGGGAAAAAACTGCTGATTGTTACACCTTTAGATATGAAAAGTATCGAAGAGGATGGCAAGCCTTTAGTAGCTATTGATACGGTTGGTTCTGGTATTGGGGAAGTGGTGCTGGTGGTCAGCGGAAGCTCTGCTCGCCAAACAGAAGCAACTACGGGAGTACCCGTGGATGCTGCCATTGTGGGGATTGTCGACCAGATTGAAATTCAAGGAAATCTTACCTTTTCAAAAGGAGGTAGTTAA
- a CDS encoding ABC transporter permease, whose amino-acid sequence MWTIIQQIAPYAIIFTIPLLITALGALFSERSGVVNIGLEGLMVIGAFTGALVVLKMQAVMSGPKAIWIGLALATLMGLLFSLLHAFASINLHANQIISGTAINMIAAAITVFLARNITGSGNIQVSTLKPFNIPFLSDIPIIGSLFFTRTYATTWLVLAILLLSAFVLYKTPFGLRLRSCGEHPHAAEAAGISVSKMRYIGVMISGAFSGLGGAVYMITTGGEFSGTVAGLGFLALASLIFGQWKPLGILAATLFFGFATTVANVSQVIPTLAVIPPVFLKVFPYVVTLIALVIFSKSSQAPKAVGEPFDSGKR is encoded by the coding sequence ATGTGGACAATCATTCAGCAAATAGCTCCGTATGCGATTATCTTTACCATCCCTCTTTTGATTACCGCACTGGGAGCACTATTCAGTGAACGAAGCGGTGTCGTAAACATCGGATTAGAAGGTTTAATGGTCATTGGGGCATTTACAGGGGCGCTAGTGGTCCTTAAAATGCAAGCAGTAATGTCAGGTCCAAAAGCAATCTGGATTGGCCTTGCACTCGCAACCTTAATGGGACTCTTGTTCTCGCTCTTACATGCTTTTGCAAGTATTAACCTTCATGCTAATCAAATCATCAGTGGTACTGCCATCAACATGATCGCTGCTGCCATCACAGTATTCTTAGCACGTAACATTACAGGTAGCGGAAACATTCAGGTTAGCACATTAAAACCGTTTAATATCCCGTTCTTATCGGATATCCCGATTATCGGAAGTTTGTTTTTCACAAGAACGTATGCAACAACATGGCTTGTACTCGCAATTCTGCTGTTAAGTGCCTTCGTGCTTTATAAAACACCATTCGGTTTGCGCCTGCGTTCTTGCGGGGAGCACCCACACGCAGCAGAAGCAGCTGGGATTAGCGTAAGTAAGATGCGCTATATTGGTGTGATGATTTCCGGAGCATTCTCTGGTCTTGGTGGTGCGGTTTATATGATCACTACCGGTGGGGAATTCAGCGGAACAGTTGCAGGCCTTGGTTTCTTGGCCCTTGCATCCTTGATTTTCGGTCAGTGGAAGCCACTTGGCATTCTGGCTGCAACGTTGTTCTTCGGTTTTGCAACAACCGTTGCAAACGTGTCCCAGGTAATTCCAACATTGGCTGTCATTCCGCCAGTATTCTTGAAGGTATTCCCGTACGTGGTTACCCTAATTGCTCTAGTAATCTTTTCAAAATCATCCCAAGCTCCTAAGGCTGTTGGTGAGCCGTTTGATTCTGGAAAAAGGTAA
- a CDS encoding ABC transporter permease, whose amino-acid sequence MRNGIISLLAVLFGLIAGAILMAATGNNPVEGYKFLFEGGLKNISRIGNTLATATPLIFTGLSVAFAFRTGLFNIGAAGQMLFGGFCAVAVGLTFDDLSRPLLLLLMVAAGFLGGALWAFIPGLLKAKFNVHEVVSTIMMNWIAYWTIYYAVPTYFKGEFLETESRKLPEVASLRTPFLTELFGGSYINLGLFIAAIAVIVFSFIINKTTLGYELKAVGFNRDSAEYAGIAVNRSIVTSMVIAGGLAGLGGVAFYTGNATSIQIGILPTQGFDGIAVALLGANTGVGVLLAAIFFGLLYSGRGFMNAMTDIPPEIADSIIAIIIYFAATSILIDRMIRYFMNKKKNKKPVVPQNTAQKKEEV is encoded by the coding sequence ATGAGAAATGGCATCATCTCGTTACTTGCTGTCCTTTTCGGTTTAATTGCAGGTGCGATTCTAATGGCCGCCACAGGCAACAACCCTGTGGAAGGCTATAAATTTCTGTTTGAAGGCGGACTTAAGAACATTTCCCGTATTGGAAACACGTTAGCAACCGCAACGCCGCTCATTTTTACTGGTTTATCGGTAGCCTTTGCTTTCCGTACTGGTTTGTTTAATATCGGAGCAGCTGGACAAATGCTCTTCGGAGGCTTTTGTGCCGTTGCAGTCGGCTTAACATTCGACGACTTATCCAGACCATTACTACTTTTGCTTATGGTAGCGGCTGGTTTCCTTGGTGGAGCGCTTTGGGCGTTCATTCCTGGTTTATTAAAAGCGAAATTTAACGTGCATGAGGTAGTATCCACTATCATGATGAACTGGATTGCTTACTGGACGATTTATTACGCTGTACCAACTTATTTTAAAGGAGAGTTTTTGGAAACAGAATCCAGAAAACTTCCAGAAGTCGCGTCATTGCGCACACCGTTCTTAACGGAATTATTCGGTGGTTCTTACATTAACTTAGGCTTATTTATTGCTGCCATTGCAGTTATCGTATTCTCTTTTATCATCAATAAAACAACGCTAGGCTACGAGTTAAAAGCAGTAGGATTTAACCGTGATTCTGCAGAGTACGCAGGAATCGCAGTGAACAGAAGTATCGTAACATCCATGGTTATTGCCGGTGGGTTAGCAGGTCTTGGTGGAGTTGCCTTCTACACAGGGAACGCAACAAGCATCCAAATCGGTATTTTACCAACGCAAGGCTTTGATGGAATTGCCGTCGCGCTTCTAGGTGCAAACACTGGTGTTGGTGTGTTGTTAGCCGCGATTTTCTTTGGTCTTCTTTACTCTGGACGCGGATTTATGAATGCAATGACCGATATCCCACCAGAAATCGCGGACTCTATCATCGCGATTATCATCTATTTCGCAGCAACTAGCATTCTAATAGACCGTATGATTCGTTACTTCATGAACAAAAAGAAAAACAAAAAGCCGGTCGTTCCGCAAAATACGGCTCAAAAGAAGGAGGAGGTATAA
- a CDS encoding sugar-binding transcriptional regulator yields MQNEKIARLVEVAKMYYLFNYSQQEIAKKLGVSRPTVSRLLDQAKQDGVVHIKICDPTEDMTSLALQLKEKFSLKDCVVTSSPAYEDNHIKEKLGEAAAEYLYTIVKNGDTIGITWGTTLYQLSLKLSPKNVQDVEIVQLNGGVSYSELNTHASDIINGLAAAFHTTPHFLPVPAVVDHPVVKQAIVADRHINKALELGKQANIAVYTVGEVGEQSTLMRAGYFLESDVETLKNNKTVADICSRFIDMNGHISNQSLNARTIGIELSQLAEKEYSILVAGGNKKVEGILGALNGQYANVLITDQYTAKALLEMEENKDGASEYQGAGPRGGA; encoded by the coding sequence ATGCAAAATGAAAAAATAGCCCGTTTAGTAGAAGTGGCTAAAATGTATTATCTGTTTAACTACAGCCAACAGGAAATTGCCAAAAAGCTTGGGGTATCACGACCTACTGTTTCAAGGCTCTTAGACCAGGCAAAGCAAGATGGTGTCGTACATATTAAGATTTGCGACCCAACCGAAGATATGACCAGCTTAGCCTTACAGCTAAAAGAGAAATTCAGCCTAAAAGATTGCGTCGTCACTTCCTCTCCTGCTTATGAAGACAATCATATAAAAGAAAAGCTTGGCGAGGCGGCAGCCGAATACTTATACACCATCGTCAAAAACGGCGATACAATCGGCATCACCTGGGGAACAACGCTTTATCAGCTCTCCCTAAAGCTAAGTCCAAAAAATGTGCAGGATGTGGAGATTGTCCAATTAAATGGTGGGGTGAGTTACTCGGAGCTGAACACGCACGCCTCTGATATCATCAATGGACTTGCGGCAGCCTTTCACACAACACCGCACTTCCTTCCGGTACCGGCCGTGGTCGATCATCCTGTCGTCAAGCAAGCGATTGTCGCGGACCGCCATATCAACAAGGCTCTCGAGCTTGGCAAACAAGCGAACATTGCCGTTTACACAGTCGGTGAAGTGGGAGAACAATCCACGCTCATGCGGGCGGGCTACTTCCTGGAAAGTGATGTAGAAACGTTAAAGAACAACAAAACGGTGGCTGATATTTGCTCACGTTTTATTGACATGAACGGGCATATCAGTAATCAATCCTTAAATGCACGAACGATTGGGATTGAGCTTTCCCAGCTTGCTGAAAAAGAATATAGCATTCTAGTGGCAGGTGGAAACAAGAAAGTAGAAGGAATACTTGGTGCTCTAAATGGTCAGTATGCGAATGTTTTAATTACTGACCAATACACAGCAAAAGCACTGTTGGAAATGGAGGAGAACAAAGATGGAGCGAGCGAGTATCAAGGCGCTGGTCCAAGAGGTGGTGCGTAA
- the rluF gene encoding 23S rRNA pseudouridine(2604) synthase RluF yields the protein MRINKFISDSGVASRRGADKLIEEGKVKINGRVAKIGGQVNPGDEVLVNGQVIRIARDNVYIALNKPVGITSTTEKSVKGNIIDLVNHPLRLSHIGRLDKESEGLILLTNDGDIINEILRPENKHEKEYIVSVDKPITAEFVKNMSEGVRILDTKTLPCEVEQLSKFEFKIILTQGLNRQIRRMCAELGYEVVRLVRTRIMNIHLGNLPMGQWRDLTKKEKRALFAELDYEPREW from the coding sequence ATGCGTATTAATAAATTCATTAGTGACTCTGGCGTCGCTTCTCGTCGCGGAGCAGATAAATTAATAGAAGAAGGTAAAGTAAAAATAAATGGCCGTGTGGCGAAAATCGGCGGACAGGTGAATCCAGGTGACGAGGTCTTGGTAAATGGCCAAGTCATTCGAATTGCCCGCGATAATGTCTACATTGCCCTCAATAAACCGGTCGGCATCACTTCCACTACCGAAAAAAGTGTGAAGGGAAACATCATCGACCTTGTCAATCATCCGCTGCGTTTGTCTCACATCGGGCGCTTAGATAAAGAATCGGAAGGGTTGATTTTGCTAACCAATGACGGTGACATCATTAATGAGATTCTTCGACCAGAGAACAAGCATGAAAAAGAATACATTGTTTCGGTTGATAAGCCAATTACCGCTGAGTTTGTGAAGAACATGTCTGAAGGCGTTCGAATTCTAGACACGAAGACGTTGCCTTGTGAGGTTGAGCAGCTGTCCAAGTTTGAGTTTAAGATCATTTTGACGCAAGGCTTGAATAGGCAGATTCGCCGCATGTGTGCCGAGCTTGGTTATGAAGTGGTGCGTTTGGTCCGTACCCGCATCATGAATATTCATTTAGGAAACCTGCCGATGGGCCAATGGCGTGATTTAACGAAAAAAGAAAAGCGTGCGCTGTTTGCGGAGCTGGATTATGAGCCGCGTGAATGGTAG
- a CDS encoding BMP family protein, with the protein MKKGFIATIIMVLTTMIFLVGCGTDKSNGSGSTGDGSGSDLKVGMVTDAGTIDDKSFNQGTWEGIKQAKKDFGITEKYLQPAGTTEANYMQEITNLYDADFKFIVTPGFKFETAIFQAQSQFEDAKFVLIDGSPHNGDFSPVVGENTVSIFFAEHEAGFLAGVATALELKEGEAGFIGGMEIPPVQKFNWGFQQGVAYANENLDTNVSIKAENVIYQGTFDDVNAGKQIAAAMFDRGVKVIFAAAGGVGVGAIDEAKTRVSGGEEVWMVGVDVDQYEDGKMDNGESVILTSAMKRIDVAAIDMIKAEIDGEFPGGETLTFNAENDGVGLPEENPNLSEETTKKVDEIFEMIKSGDIAVSHEQGDLIK; encoded by the coding sequence ATGAAAAAGGGTTTTATTGCAACGATCATCATGGTTTTAACAACGATGATCTTTTTAGTAGGTTGCGGTACAGACAAGTCTAACGGTTCTGGTTCTACTGGAGATGGAAGCGGTTCTGATTTGAAGGTTGGTATGGTAACTGACGCGGGGACAATTGACGACAAATCTTTTAACCAAGGTACTTGGGAAGGTATTAAACAAGCGAAAAAGGATTTCGGTATCACAGAGAAATACTTACAGCCTGCAGGTACAACAGAAGCAAACTACATGCAAGAGATTACAAACCTGTATGATGCAGACTTTAAATTTATCGTTACGCCTGGATTCAAATTTGAAACAGCTATTTTCCAAGCGCAAAGCCAATTTGAAGATGCAAAATTCGTTCTTATCGATGGATCTCCACACAATGGTGATTTCAGCCCTGTAGTAGGTGAAAACACAGTATCTATTTTCTTTGCTGAGCACGAAGCTGGTTTCTTAGCTGGTGTTGCAACAGCTCTTGAATTAAAAGAAGGCGAAGCTGGATTTATCGGTGGAATGGAAATTCCTCCAGTTCAAAAATTCAACTGGGGCTTCCAACAAGGTGTTGCTTATGCTAACGAGAACTTAGATACAAATGTAAGCATTAAAGCAGAAAACGTTATCTACCAAGGTACGTTTGACGATGTAAACGCTGGTAAACAAATTGCAGCAGCGATGTTCGACCGCGGTGTGAAAGTAATTTTCGCAGCAGCTGGTGGTGTAGGTGTTGGTGCAATTGACGAAGCGAAAACTCGTGTATCTGGTGGAGAAGAAGTATGGATGGTTGGAGTCGACGTTGACCAATACGAAGATGGAAAAATGGACAACGGCGAATCTGTTATCTTAACTTCTGCTATGAAGAGAATTGACGTAGCTGCTATTGATATGATTAAAGCAGAAATCGATGGAGAATTCCCAGGTGGAGAAACATTAACGTTTAACGCTGAAAACGATGGTGTTGGTCTTCCTGAAGAAAATCCAAACTTAAGTGAAGAAACAACTAAGAAAGTAGACGAAATCTTCGAAATGATCAAGTCTGGTGACATCGCAGTATCTCATGAGCAAGGCGATCTTATCAAGTAA
- a CDS encoding phosphate propanoyltransferase, with translation MERASIKALVQEVVRNTLQASKKQVQIAVSNRHIHLSPQHVERLFGRGYELKKQKDLSQPNQFAAKETVTLIGPKGRIQHVRVLGPARGNTQVEISLFDGYTLGVKAPIRQSGDIKGSAPITIQGPRGQLQLEEGLICASRHIHMHPQDADRFGVKDGDMVDIKVEGERGITFSNTLIRVSEKYKLEMHIDLDEANAANIRNGQLGEMTAVYCAPTKDGGV, from the coding sequence ATGGAGCGAGCGAGTATCAAGGCGCTGGTCCAAGAGGTGGTGCGTAACACCCTCCAGGCATCAAAAAAACAGGTGCAGATTGCCGTTTCCAACCGGCATATCCACCTGTCCCCTCAGCATGTGGAGAGGCTTTTTGGCAGAGGCTATGAGCTAAAAAAACAAAAGGATCTTTCCCAGCCTAACCAATTTGCTGCAAAAGAGACTGTCACGCTTATTGGGCCAAAAGGCAGAATCCAACATGTCAGGGTGTTAGGTCCTGCAAGAGGGAATACGCAAGTGGAAATCTCTCTTTTTGATGGCTATACCTTGGGAGTAAAAGCCCCTATCAGGCAATCAGGAGACATAAAAGGCTCGGCACCCATCACCATTCAGGGGCCAAGAGGGCAGCTACAACTAGAAGAAGGGTTGATTTGTGCTTCTCGTCATATTCACATGCACCCACAGGACGCAGATCGCTTCGGCGTGAAGGATGGGGATATGGTCGATATCAAAGTCGAAGGCGAGCGTGGCATAACTTTTTCCAACACCTTAATCAGAGTTTCTGAGAAATATAAGCTCGAAATGCATATCGATCTCGATGAAGCAAACGCAGCAAACATTCGCAATGGTCAGCTTGGAGAAATGACAGCGGTTTATTGCGCTCCAACGAAGGATGGGGGGGTGTAG